In one window of Agrobacterium larrymoorei DNA:
- a CDS encoding aminodeoxychorismate synthase component I → MLNAPYVLFRDDTTGTVTLFAEPQDIIVANEADEFLPALARMQKARDAGKYLAGYMSYEAGHLFEPKLAPLAEGNRKVPLLCFGVFAAPSHDEVAEATPLKSMDPDDFLSELKPVWSFEEYESQFNKLHQHLRQGDCYQANLTMPITGRWHGDPLTAFWSLIERQPVKYGALVDLGGPVVLSRSPELFFSVNQDGWIETHPMKGTVKRGATEDEDRAIIAEMRQDEKTLAENRMIVDLLRNDISRITEVGSLDVPKLFEIETYPTVHQMVSHVRAKLLPNMSIADIFSAIFPCGSVTGAPKMRAMEILHDLEVGPRGAYCGAIGYISPKGDMRFSVAIRTITLFADGSATFNVGGGIVFDSTAQSEYDECLLKAKFAAGERKLV, encoded by the coding sequence GTGCTGAACGCGCCTTACGTTCTTTTCCGAGACGATACGACCGGCACCGTGACACTGTTTGCGGAGCCGCAAGACATTATCGTCGCCAATGAGGCTGATGAGTTTCTGCCCGCTCTTGCTCGCATGCAGAAGGCCAGGGATGCTGGCAAGTATTTAGCCGGCTACATGTCTTACGAGGCGGGACACCTTTTCGAGCCTAAGCTTGCGCCCTTGGCGGAGGGCAATCGCAAGGTTCCGCTCCTCTGCTTCGGTGTGTTTGCGGCTCCCTCCCATGATGAGGTTGCAGAAGCTACACCATTGAAATCCATGGATCCTGATGATTTTCTGAGCGAGCTGAAACCTGTCTGGTCTTTCGAAGAATATGAGTCGCAGTTCAACAAACTGCATCAGCATCTGCGTCAGGGAGATTGTTACCAGGCTAACCTTACCATGCCTATCACGGGGCGGTGGCATGGTGATCCGCTGACTGCCTTCTGGTCTCTGATCGAGCGTCAGCCGGTAAAATACGGTGCTTTGGTCGATCTCGGTGGACCTGTCGTCCTGTCTCGTTCCCCGGAGCTTTTCTTCTCGGTCAATCAGGACGGATGGATCGAAACGCATCCGATGAAGGGCACGGTCAAGCGTGGCGCGACAGAGGATGAGGACAGGGCAATCATCGCGGAGATGCGGCAGGACGAAAAGACGCTGGCCGAAAATCGCATGATCGTGGATTTGCTGCGCAACGATATTTCCCGCATAACGGAAGTCGGCTCTCTGGATGTGCCGAAACTTTTCGAGATCGAGACCTATCCGACAGTGCACCAGATGGTTAGCCATGTGCGGGCGAAATTGCTGCCGAACATGAGTATCGCCGATATTTTCAGTGCGATTTTCCCCTGCGGTTCGGTGACTGGAGCGCCGAAAATGCGGGCGATGGAAATTCTGCACGATCTGGAAGTCGGGCCCCGTGGCGCCTATTGCGGTGCCATCGGCTACATTTCACCGAAGGGTGACATGCGCTTTTCCGTCGCCATTCGCACCATCACGCTGTTTGCGGATGGCAGTGCCACATTCAATGTCGGCGGCGGCATTGTTTTCGATTCCACCGCGCAGTCGGAATATGATGAGTGTCTGCTGAAAGCAAAATTCGCAGCGGGCGAGCGCAAGCTCGTATAA